The Ziziphus jujuba cultivar Dongzao chromosome 5, ASM3175591v1 genome segment atataattaaaattaaaacatgtaaaataaaataccaaaaaattaaatgataattatCAGATCCTACATAATTAAGCAATATTAATAGAATCATTGAACAAGTTTGATTAAAATGGACATAATTTTAAGCATTGGATTAAACGAATCGTTTCTGTTAAACACAAATTGTACACaccttaataataattaacaatgattcaaattatttttttttttttgtgaaaaatattttatcatacatACCAACTAATGATTACCTTAATATATAATCTTATCAATGCCAACTTTAGAAGTCAATCAAGTGGCAAATAACATAACCAATAAATGGAGTGTTTGGTCCCATTTAGACGGCATAGTTTAGGTGGAGGCGTGAGAGTGGGAACCTCCATACGAGTAAAACAGATATagcattgtttatttattttctaaatcttTCTGCATGCAATTTAtctcttctctcttctttttgGTGAATCTTTAATTCTGCACTTAAATTTATGCTCTCCCTCTGTggatctctttttcttttgggtgaATCTCCGTCTTATCTATTTCGTTTCTATATttcgttttctaattttatttcccGACAATCCAAATATAGCAATCTAATTACTCAGCTCCATCCATCTCTTTCAGTCCCTTTCAGTCTGTATGTCTTCTTTGTTTCTCTCTTCCCCCGTATATAATCAGAGAGAATAAACTATGAAGCAAGTGCCGACCCCATCTTCCCTCGtgggaaataatatatatatatatatatatatatatatatatatttaaacaaacgTACTGTGATTTTTCGAACATCCTTTCCAGGGTTTTGTGTCGCCCGGCTGCTGCTTGGGCTTGGGTTACCAATTCTGTCCAATTCCCATGGCTTACTTAAAGAGTGAGCATCAAGAATCAACTTGTTATGGACCTAGTTTCCCTCCTCCACAAACTaaattcattattatatatctgTATCTATATATAGTACTTTCtgataattatattattgtattgcgtttttccatttttgttttcgAAATGGAGGTATATATGTACGTAGTATGTAGTAAAATGtacgcaattttttttttaaataaaaaatattatatattatatataaatcaaatgagTGAAAAGAGGATGGAGAATAAAAATATTcgtatttctatatatatagggatcgAAAACGGAATTGATATTATTAAATAACTAATTATAAATGGAAACATCTCATCGGAGCAAAGAAATTAGCAAAAGACACAGTTGTTTGTCGGATGATTACACGTGAATCTGTATCACTTTTCTGCAACAAAGACTCTTTTATATTACTTTGTTGAGGAAAGATTACAAACTAAGTTGACACTAATTTAGTATTTACATTTAAGGTATATAACGTTTTTTGacccaaagaaagaaaaaaaaaaaaaaaaatttagttatcAGCGGAATAGGGAATACTATTTTGccaaaaaggagaagaagaaagttgAGAGCACCTTAGTAACAACCAAAGATTAtagaaatttccttttttttttttttttttttttttttttggggggggactTTATTGGGAGTGCATCAGTGGACAAAAGCGAGTAGTGTCAGGCAGTCCACAGTGAGAGAGAGACtcattttgtttgatttgtttagATTGATAATAAAACAGTCCAATGGCAATGATCATATTAAATAACCCTACATCTGTATTGGACCTGGTGTAGATCTCTtttccaatttatatatacatataaatataaaaaaaaaaaaagaataaaattggtAATCAGTATAAACGGAGGTTTGGGTTCCCCCCAGCTTTCTCAAATCTCAAATCTCATCTCGTTCAGTCTCTCAAAGTCTAGGCCATGTGGACATCACCCGATGGAAACAGCAATAATAACACCAGCAGGCTCACTTGCTCACCCTCCGACTCCGACTCCGACTCCGACTCCAAATCCAAAACCAAATCCTCCTCCACATGCTCTTCTTCCTCGCTTTTCTCACCCTCCTCTCCCACCCCCATAACTCCTTCTCCTCCCTCTTTCCCTGATTCTTCCAACACCACCAGAAAACCCATGGAAGAAGTGTGGAAAGATATCACTCTGGCTTCTCTCCATGATCACcactccacctccacctccaccaccCTTCAGGAATTCTTGGCCACGCCTTTCCATAAAGACCCGTCATCTGACCCTTCCTCCTGCGCCTGCGAAATCTCTTTCCTCGGGGCTCTGCCTCCTCCTCCGGCGGGTATTATGAGCTTGAATAATTCTGGGTCTGGGTTTGAATGTCGATTCCTGGAGAGCAATACTTGTGCGGGTTCGCTCCAACCAACCCCGCAATTGCAGACCGCCACTATGGCCCCTTTGGTTGTTGCTTTAGATACTCTGCGTTCTTCTTCCGTGTGTCCTACTGATTCCAAGAAAAGGCCCCAAGAAAATGGCGACAATTCCACTGATCGTCGACATAAGCGCATGATCAAGAACAGGGAGTCAGCGGCTCGGTCCAGAGCCAGAAAACAGGAAAAGCTTCCTTCCTCtctcttttcacttttttttttttttggttaattgcaTGTtgataaagtaatttttttttataaaaaaattaaataaaattttatctcaaCAGTGATGGATGCTaagaactaattaattaatttatattttgcagGCTTATACAAATGAGTTGGAACTTGAAGTGGCCCATTTGCAGGAAGAGAATGCTAGGCTGAGAAGGCAGCAAGCAAAGGCATGGATTgcaaatgtttttctttttttattttttattttttttatttttatttttaagttttcctTATTTGGGTCAAAAGTAAATGTTTGGCATACACAAGCAGCCAAATTAATAGTGGAATTTGGTTGATGTGTGTCGTTTGCAGTTATGTTTGGCTGGCCCTGCTCAGCTTCCAAAAAAGCACACTTTGCAAAGAACCTCAACAGCTCCCTTTTGAGAAGTAAGAAGAATGGGGCTACGTGTTTGGGTTCGTTTATCAATTTTTGTTCAttccccaccccccccccccccccccccccccaaaaaaaaaaattatctctgATTTACCAAATTTTCTCCTACAATTTAAATGACATAAGAAATGGTCAGAAGGCTTATAAAGTAAATCTATGGGTGTGATATTTTGTTAGCTACAATCTCCATCAACTCACTACAAAGGAAGAGGGAAAGCATGAAAAAGGTGTTAGGATACCAGTTGCAGGGTTAGTGGCGGTGGGTATTTTTGCTACTACTTTTTATAGTTATTCCTTTGATATCCCCTTGTCTGTTGTATCCATGCAGCTTTTTCTTGCCCAGTCAGGGATCTGGTGGTGAGCCGAAAGATAAAATGCGCCAAAGAAAGATAAATATACCTCCTTATATATTTTGCttgcctaaatatatatatatatatatatatatatatcttagacAAATATATACATGCAGTATATCCATGGGTATagtctttttttcttctgcttTTAATATCTAATTAATGTCTTAGTAGATGTTTATTACCCTAAATTATATTCAATAATTGGTCACAGCAATTACTTTTCCAGTTAGGCGGTCTACTGGATTAACCGTAAGATTGAATATCTGCCATATGCTTTAATGCAGCTCTATGCCGTCTTGTGATTCGCGTGGGACTCGacctatttttttctttattttctattatctATTTTCTAACAACGACTTTTGCTTcgtgcaaaaaaataaaataaaataaaataaaaaaacaaaaaacaaaaaaataaaagaaacaaggaCCGTGCTTAAAAGAGTAGAAGCCATTTAAAATAAACGTGATATGCACAATGAGATTTAACCGTGGAAACATTACATACCCAGCACATTTCAAAGAAAGTACCTATGCACCTAATTAGAGTTAGAAGATCACTGCAATCAAAGCTTATTCAGATCCATATATCTGAGctttgtattaattataagaaGTTTGtatcaatatcatataatatggTTAAAAGCTGTCCCGTAGCAGGCATTATAGGTGCACGATTTCCAGGTTGATTTATTTAGCATATTGCATTGCTTTAAAAGGTAGTCGTAGAACAAGACAACGACAAAAACTTTGATGAAGTAGGCAGCTTTGAGATAGATAACAGTGAGTGAGTGGGTGCTCTATTTTCCTCTTTATTTTACCTTGGAAAATTGACTTCAAATACAAAGCGCAAGAGGCAGTAGCAGTTGTAGCAGGATATGCATGCAATAATATACAATATCGATTATTAAATGGCATTGAATTAGAAACTATTTTAATTCTAATAAATCAGCTTCAATTTGATTGAACTAGATTTGAAATAATTCCGTCATAACAAGTTTAATCCAATGCAATTAACGGTTAGATTTTTAGATAGGGATTGAGATATTGTTActaattatgatattttgaattaatatgGTAACAGTTGAATGATAAATTTTGGGTAAACTCTATTAGCCTATTTGTTGAACAAGATTGTATTGCATTGGATAAAACTATTTCAATTAATCCAATTAAATTagagtatttataaaataattcaatttaatctCATTTAATCACGTTCCGTGTATACCCGTTGCTTGTCTCATAGAGAGGTGGGGACTCCGGTGGGGAAGGTCGGAGTTCGGCGGTTGTCTAATTCAACAGAGTGGGCCCAATTTGGTGGGCCCATGGCCAACCTGCTTTGGGGTCCAATTACCGGGTCCATCTTGATGACAGAGGTTATGATGGGTTTACCGTACGAAAAATTTGGATGGTAGCATGTCAGATGTTGGCCTTGAAAGCACGTGAAGCTGAGGCCCAGAAACTGCACACATGTAGACGAAGAAGAAGCAAATTGCCAAGACCCAGaagatgccaaaaaaaaaaaaaaagaaaaaagaaaaaagaaaaaaaaggtgcgTGGCAAATGCTGATTCCCCGAATGCCACGAGTGGGGGGTTGATGTTTTCCATATTCAACAAATTTGTTTGGTCACAAAAGCCAGAAACTTGTAGACATATTCGGACTGATTAGAAAGACATTGAGCTGGGAAACATGCTTGGAATTTGATGAGTGGAAAATGGAAATTATAAGCCGAGTCAACCAAACCCCACATTTGAATTCCCATATAATTACATCATCACCCTCCACCCTTCTCATCATTTACTTGTTGCCCATTTTTCACAGTTGTTTCACTGTTATTGCATTTCTGTCCGCAGAAAATTCCATTTACAACAAACCTAATATAAATTGGCTATATAGGGTTAGCCGTTtcctctatttatttatttattttcgtttctctttaattttgaattttcaacaCATTGGTGGTCGCCTTTTTCGTGAATTTACGATTGGCCACCTTTCTTTTTGTATgtacaaaatgaaaattgaaaagaaagcaTTCGACTAGGCGATAATGCATCCACTAGctgctttaatttaattaaggaaCAAATTAAACGGACGTCATTCACCTTCTTATGAAAATAACAATTACTGAATAGTTCAGCACATGATTTGtcaaaatttctaattttctcCAAAGTTTACTGCATACTGGAtcgtaatttttattattagttaagGAAAAGTGCAGTAAGTTTACTACAATTGAAAATTTAAGTTTTCATAACAAGGTCGTGGCTAGTTGGGAGGCTTAGTAGGTCGAATCAATAGCCAGCAGAACTTGGAGAAGGATGGGAGACAAAAAACAAAGCACTGCGTCACATCATCACATAATGCCAAAGTGACATGTTATTATTCCTATACTGGACCCATTAAAGAGATAAAAACGGAATCCGAATGTGTATCATTACCAAAATCCCAAGGGCATCTTCTCTCTTTGAGGGTTTTGTCCATTTGGCTATGGTGACAATGTGACTTCGCATCAATACAGTTCGAGCTGTACGTGCATGAGAATATTGTGATTAAAACCAAACCTGAAATATGGAAACTTCTAGTAGTGCTGAAAATCTACGCGTGATCTTTCTGTGGCTTCGTATAGCCACCACCTTTCATAGTTTTGGAACTCATGCTTTAGATTTAATTGTTCATCATCAAATGATTAAACAAATTTTAAGACTCAGACGATTGCGGAGACATGAGATTAATGCAGTAAACTCAACTTTTATTGCCGATATCAGATAGCAACTTGACGGCATTAAAATATCAACCGCACTTTTGAGTTTGATGAGGAATATTCAACAGACAGGAATGGcctttttaggttttattttcattatggGTTTTTCTTTCAGTGCTTATCATTGTCTTGCTAGTCACTTTTGGACTTATATCTATAATCTATCTAAACCGGGTTGAAAAccataatttgtaatttaacaTTTTTGGGTGTGTTATAGATCCCCTCACcatggattttgtttttctgCAAACACAGTGCAAAGTATTTGATCTTTACTTCCTTTTTAATTAAATGCaaaagcaaaagagaagaaacaaaCTTAGCTGATGTTGATTTGTTGAAAGCACAATATGGGTAACAAACTTAGTTTAATTTCCTTGCACAAGAATGAAGCTAAAATGTTAACTCCGGATGAGACATCTTACCAAACAAAGCCTAAAGAAGTACcccccggggggggggggggggggggggggggggtgggtggAGAATTATTctccaaatatatattcttcttctGGTTGCAAACTATTAGTTCGTCTTTTTGTCATACTAAACTATTAAGTTTTCAtattcaccaatatatatatatatatatatagatacatatattaaatttacatgCATAAAGCATAATGACAGttgaatatatttgttttatcaatatatatatattataagtattCTTCTGATATTAATTCTCTCGAAAAAtgaaatcaagttttttttttttttgctgttttttttttttctttttttatacaaAACGAGACAAAATTAACAGTGATGATATAGAAGACTTTCGACTACACGATAAAGTTACAAGATTCTCCTAATTAGAATGTCTACCAAGCCAATTCGTAAACAGAATCCTTTTAGGTTTGCTCTACTagtctttcatttatttaataattatttttgctgcaaTTAGTTTAGTCGTCTGATGTGCTATTGGGTCTACAACCTTAAAGCCCACAATGCATTGTAATGGATCTTCAACATGGCTCATTAGTAATGATGTTGGTTGAGTTGTAATGGATCTTGAGAGCCCATATTTAAAACCCAAAATTGAACAACATAGAGAGAGATATGCCCGTTTACATCACAGCGACGCCGCGTAACCCGTCGCAGCTCAGCAGCGATGAGGATAAGACCATTTCGTGGGATTCTGTTTTTTGGTTCATAAAGTGGAT includes the following:
- the LOC125423064 gene encoding protein FD-like, with translation MWTSPDGNSNNNTSRLTCSPSDSDSDSDSKSKTKSSSTCSSSSLFSPSSPTPITPSPPSFPDSSNTTRKPMEEVWKDITLASLHDHHSTSTSTTLQEFLATPFHKDPSSDPSSCACEISFLGALPPPPAGIMSLNNSGSGFECRFLESNTCAGSLQPTPQLQTATMAPLVVALDTLRSSSVCPTDSKKRPQENGDNSTDRRHKRMIKNRESAARSRARKQEKLPSSLFSLFFFFG